The window CTGATCTTCTAATCAGAAGACATTCGTGCAAAGGTCTTGCGCGCTCAATGCCAGGCCAGAAGCCCGTAAATCAAGCGCTTGAGTGCTCACGTGAGCACGTTTATAGGGGCGCGGCCTTGGCCTTGTAGGGGATATTTATGAGGCTTATCTCCTATCCTTCATGTGTTGCCCAAATCAGGGATCAGTAAGCAGAAGTTAATGTGACAACTTTGCTATGTGGATCTCTTCTCTGTGTAAGTTATCTCGTACAAGCTCAGAGAGAATGGTTACCGGTGGTATGAGCGACGCATCTGGACATAGTTCCTGTCCGCCCATCGCGAATTCTGAAATTTCTTGAAATATTGAAAAAGATGGCACTGCTTTCATATTGATAGCAACACCTGTTTCGCCCTTGATACATAGGGTTATTCTCGGGCTAGATAGTTATTTGCCACTACTGATAAAAAAATTTGGTGCCACTACTGAAAAAAATCAGCGAAGTCGAGTGAAACTAAAGTTAGGAAATCGAGTGATTGGTTTTTGACGTCAGCGAAGTGACGAATAGCGCGGGGAATTGTTGGTCTACAGGCGTGGCGCACGACCTTAAATGAGGCGTGCGCCAACCGACTGTTTACTCGGATGCGTGATCGCGCAGGAACACCAGATTGTCGGGTTTGGAATGCTCGGCGCTGTAGCGATAACCTTGTACATCGAACTGCTTGAGAGCTTGCGGGTCATTGATGCGCTCTTCTATGACGAAGCGACTCATCATGCCGCGGGCCTTTTTCGCATAGAAACTGATGATCTTGTACTGGCCGTTCTTCAAGTCCTTGAATTCGGTATTGATGATGCGCGCATTCAGGGCGTTGCGTTTGACCGCCGAGAAGTACTCGTTGGAGGCCAGGTTCAGCAGCACGTCATCGCCTTGATCGGCCAGTGCTTCGTTCAACCATTCGCTGATCCGTGTGCCCCAGAAGGCATACAAATCCTTGCCGCGGGCATTCGCCAGTTTGGTGCCCATTTCCAGTCGATAGGGCTGCATCAGGTCCAGTGGGCGGAGCAGGCCGTACAGGCCGGACAACATGCGCAAGTGCTGCTGGGCGTAATCGAAATCGGCCTCGCTGAAGGTTTGAGCATTCAACCCTGTGTAGACGTCGCCCTTGAAGGCGAGTAGTGCCTGTTTGGCATTTCCCGGAGTGAAGGCGGGTGTCCAGCTGCCGAAACGCGCGGCGTTGAGCCCGCCGATCTTGTCGGAGACGTGCATCAACTCGCTGATCTGCGCTGGGGCCAGCTCGCGCAATTGCAGGATCAGCTCCTGGGAATGGTCGAGGTATTGTGGCTGGGTGAAGCGCTGGGTCGCCGGCGGTGTTTCGTAATCGAGGGTCTTGGCGGGGGAAATCACCATCAGCATGAAGTCGTCTCCTTTAATCGTGGGGCGATTCTAGGGGGTTGTCCTTGTTGACTCCAGCTATGGGTGTCATAGGTGATCGGTGGTGAATCAGTTTCTTCATGGCGGGGGAGATCCCCGTGGCGAGGGGGCTTGCCCCCGTTGGGTTGCGAAGCAGCCCTAAAATCGATTCCTTCAGATAGAACTTGTGACCGCTTCGCGATCAAACGGGGGCAAGCCCCCTCGCCACAGGGGTTCGGTGTGCTGCGATCAGCTATAGTGCCGCGCGGGTTTTGTTATGGAGACATCCCATTGCGTATCGTTTTTCTATTCTCGGCCTGGCTGTTGAGCTTCGGTGCCATGGCGGCGCCGGGCGATGTGGCGACGCTTGATCGCAGCACCTGGCCTGAACAGCTCAATAGCCCGACCCTGTTCGATGTGGCATCACGGGCCGAAATCCTGATGTTTACTCGCGTTCTGTTGGCCAGCGAATCCCTGGATGAAGCGAGCCTGGCCCAGCGCCTGGGGTTGCGCACAATCAATCTGGAATCGATCAACAATCTGCGCCAGCGCATGTGGCAGCGACTGCTGACCAACTACAACTACGCCCAGCAGAGCTGCGATCAGGATGCTTCCTTCTGTTTTTTGGTCGAGGACATGGACACCCTGCGCCAGCAAGCCGCCAAGTTTCAGGTCAGCGATGAGAGCTACTACATAAAGTGGGCCGAACCAAGTCGACTGTTCCACGCCCAGTACCTGGACGAGCAATTGCGCAAGGCCGCGCTGTTTCCGCAAACCAGCAGCGAAGTCGATCGTTTTGGCGACTATGAGCGCAACGGCGATCAGATGCATGATCGGCTGTTTCTGCTGACCTTCGACAGCGGCGCCAATGCCGTGCCGGATAACACTGCCTGGGCCGCGGAATACCTGCGCAAGTCGAACATGAGTGGCACGTTCTTCGTCCTCGGCAAGGACATCCAGGCCCGTCTGGCCGATCGTTCGGTAGCCAGCCTGCAAGCGACGTACTCGAAGCAGTGCATTGGCGCGCAAGGCTGGGAATTTCGCTCCCACAGCCACTGGCAGGACTGGCAGGACTCGGTGCGACGCAGCGTCGAACTGGTCAAAAGCAAACTGCCCGAGAACTACGTGCCATTGTTTCGCCCGCCCGATGGTCAGCGTCGGTCTGACGCTGAAAGATTCTTCAAATCCCAGGGCTTGCAGGTGGCGCTGTGGGATATCGATGCCCAGGATGGTGCCGGCAAGCTGAAAGCCAATCAGAGCGGGCAACGGGTGTTGAGCCTGATGTTGTTGTGGCGCCACGGGGTGATCAACTTCAACGTGAAGCAGGATGCGCTGAAAGCGGCGATGCCCTGGCTCATCACGCAAACGGCGCAAAGTGGAATCGGCTGGGAAGACTGTCAGGACGCGTTTCGCTGAAAACGACGAAAGGCCGTAAACATTGGGGAAAGGGTGATTTTGGACGAGAATTCGGTGCAGGCGGACTTCCGACTTTAACGGGGTGATGGCCATCCGCCTAGTGCTATTGGTCACTCTGAAAAATAAACTTCAAAAAAACGTCAAAGTACTTTTTTCTGTCACAGGTTTTGGAGTATTACGAAGACAGACCGCCGAAACCTGCAGACAGGTGGCGTCTTCCAAGACCCCCATTTGTGTGCAATTCACTTGAGTCCTCGCAGGTGAATTCGGTGGCCACTTCGAGGCGCAGCACTGTCACGGTATTGCGTCGACTGGCTCCCACAAAGGTGACCGAGTATGGATGATCACGGACGTAGCTTTTCCTCCAACCAGCCAATCCTTTATGTACTCGATACCAACGTATTGATTCACGATCCAAACGCCCTTCTTAACTTCGAAGAACACCACGTCGCCATCCCGATGACCGTGCTTGAAGAGCTCGACAAGCTCAAGAGCGGGCATCACAGCGTGGCTGCGGAATGCCGTCAGGCGATTCGCCTGATCGACAAGACCCTGGGCGATGCCAGTCCTGAAGACGTCGAGCTCGGCGTCCCGATCCAGCGCGGCAAAAGCGGACCGAAGGGTTTGCTGTCAATTCTGATGAGCAAGCGAGCAGAACCGAACCTCATTCTGCCCGAGCACCTGAACGACAACATCATCATCAACCAGTTGATCGACCTGCACGCACGGGAACCGGAACTGCCTGTGGTGCTGGTCACCAAAGACATCAACATGCGCCTCAAGGCCCGGGCTTGCGGGATCGCGGCCGAGGACTACAGCACCGACCAACTGGTCGACGACGTATCGCTGCTGCCCAACGGTTATCACAACATGACCGGCTCCTTCTGGGACCGGGTGAGGAATGTCGATACCCGTCAGGACCATGGCCGCACCTGGCACCAGGTTCAGTTGATCGACAACCTGCCGGCGGTACACGTCAACGAGTTCATCATCGATGAACAGGGCTTTGTCGGCTGGATCAAGGAGATCGAGGAAGACAAGCTGCTGATTCTCGACCTGCATCAGGAACCCCTGTTGCACCAGGAAGCCTGGGGCCTGAAACCGCGTGACATCTATCAAAGCCTGGCGCTGTACGCCTTGCTCGACCCGGATATTCACCTGGTCAACCTGACCGGGGCAGCCGGTTCCGGTAAAACCATCCTCGCACTGGCGGCGGCGATCGAGCAGACCATGGTCAGCAAACGCTACCGCCGGATCATCGCGACCCGAAGCGTGCAGGGCCTGGACCAGGAGATCGGTTTCCTGCCCGGCACTGAAGCGGAAAAAATGGAGCCTTGGCTGGGCGCCATCACCGACAACCTCGAAGCCTTGCACATGGATGACGAAAACACCCATGGCAGTGTCGATTACATCCTCAGCAAAGTGCCGTTGCAGTTCAAATCCCTCAACTACATTCGAGGCCGCAGCTTCCAGCAGAGTCTGATCCTGATCGATGAATGCCAGAACCTCACGCCGCACCAGATGAAAACCATCATCACCCGTGCCGGCGCCGGTTCCAAAGTGGTGTGCCTGGGTAACCTGGCGCAGATCGACACCCCTTACCTGTCCGCGACCAGTTCCGGGCTGACGTACCTGACAGAACGCTTCAAGGATTTCCCCAACGGTGTGCACATCACCCTGCAAGGGGTGCCACGCTCGATTCTGGCCGAATACGCCGAATCGCATTTGTAAACCCTTCACAAGAACCGGGTGACCTCAAAGTCGCCCGGTTTTTTATGCTCACACAAATCCCATGTGGTGGTCTGATAATCAAGCGTGCGGAATTTTGACCCACAGGTTTACAATCGGGGCTCCTGATCAGGAGTATCCCTGTGCTGACTCATCTCGATTCCCAAGGTCGCGCCAATATGGTCGACGTCACTGAAAAAGCCATGACGTTCCGTGAAGCAACGGCCCAGGCGCTTGTGCGCATGCTGCCCGAAACCCTGCAGATGATCGTCAGCGGCGGTCACCCCAAGGGTGATGTGTTCGCCGTGGCGCGTATCGCCGGCATTCAGGCGGCGAAGAAAACCAGC of the Pseudomonas frederiksbergensis genome contains:
- the yaaA gene encoding peroxide stress protein YaaA, which codes for MLMVISPAKTLDYETPPATQRFTQPQYLDHSQELILQLRELAPAQISELMHVSDKIGGLNAARFGSWTPAFTPGNAKQALLAFKGDVYTGLNAQTFSEADFDYAQQHLRMLSGLYGLLRPLDLMQPYRLEMGTKLANARGKDLYAFWGTRISEWLNEALADQGDDVLLNLASNEYFSAVKRNALNARIINTEFKDLKNGQYKIISFYAKKARGMMSRFVIEERINDPQALKQFDVQGYRYSAEHSKPDNLVFLRDHASE
- a CDS encoding polysaccharide deacetylase family protein, with the protein product MRIVFLFSAWLLSFGAMAAPGDVATLDRSTWPEQLNSPTLFDVASRAEILMFTRVLLASESLDEASLAQRLGLRTINLESINNLRQRMWQRLLTNYNYAQQSCDQDASFCFLVEDMDTLRQQAAKFQVSDESYYIKWAEPSRLFHAQYLDEQLRKAALFPQTSSEVDRFGDYERNGDQMHDRLFLLTFDSGANAVPDNTAWAAEYLRKSNMSGTFFVLGKDIQARLADRSVASLQATYSKQCIGAQGWEFRSHSHWQDWQDSVRRSVELVKSKLPENYVPLFRPPDGQRRSDAERFFKSQGLQVALWDIDAQDGAGKLKANQSGQRVLSLMLLWRHGVINFNVKQDALKAAMPWLITQTAQSGIGWEDCQDAFR
- a CDS encoding PhoH family protein; this encodes MDDHGRSFSSNQPILYVLDTNVLIHDPNALLNFEEHHVAIPMTVLEELDKLKSGHHSVAAECRQAIRLIDKTLGDASPEDVELGVPIQRGKSGPKGLLSILMSKRAEPNLILPEHLNDNIIINQLIDLHAREPELPVVLVTKDINMRLKARACGIAAEDYSTDQLVDDVSLLPNGYHNMTGSFWDRVRNVDTRQDHGRTWHQVQLIDNLPAVHVNEFIIDEQGFVGWIKEIEEDKLLILDLHQEPLLHQEAWGLKPRDIYQSLALYALLDPDIHLVNLTGAAGSGKTILALAAAIEQTMVSKRYRRIIATRSVQGLDQEIGFLPGTEAEKMEPWLGAITDNLEALHMDDENTHGSVDYILSKVPLQFKSLNYIRGRSFQQSLILIDECQNLTPHQMKTIITRAGAGSKVVCLGNLAQIDTPYLSATSSGLTYLTERFKDFPNGVHITLQGVPRSILAEYAESHL